In Wenzhouxiangella sp. XN24, the following are encoded in one genomic region:
- a CDS encoding AarF/ABC1/UbiB kinase family protein: protein MSDKPKPPSGRRQSRVPVTRTGRLFRMGVTAGGMAMGGLAEGFRRATGKATGTATSVLLSGANATRLAKRLAHMRGAAMKLGQLLSMESSQVLPPEFAEALAVLRASADVMPQTQVKRLLGREYGKGWEERFAELDYEPAASASIGQVHRAVASDGRVMALKIQYPGVAKSIDSDVDNLAMFLNMARLLPRELDVSDIIDEAKRQLRQEADYLTEAANLERYHELLGDDDRFIIPRVHRDFSTKRVLAMDWIEGEPLEQLVREDVDQDIRDGIAVAIQDLTFRELYEFRFMQTDPNFGNYLYRHDDGRIALLDLGAAVEFPQEFVERYRRITRAILDNDRAGVARHAAEIGYMRSSDSERHQQLVVDLIMMVCEPLTTDGAYDFGASDLSARAAAAGLNIVFRSREYRNPPASTAVLHRKLGGSFLLCQRLRARVEMRDYLLARI, encoded by the coding sequence GTGAGCGACAAGCCCAAACCACCCTCCGGCCGCCGCCAATCCCGCGTTCCCGTGACGCGCACCGGACGGCTGTTTCGCATGGGCGTCACGGCGGGCGGCATGGCGATGGGCGGGCTCGCGGAGGGCTTCCGGCGGGCCACGGGCAAGGCCACGGGCACAGCCACTTCCGTCCTGCTGTCGGGCGCCAACGCCACGCGGCTCGCCAAGCGCCTCGCCCACATGCGGGGGGCCGCGATGAAGCTCGGGCAGTTGCTGTCGATGGAGAGCAGCCAGGTGCTTCCGCCGGAGTTCGCCGAGGCCCTGGCGGTGCTGCGCGCCTCCGCCGACGTGATGCCCCAGACGCAGGTCAAGCGCCTCCTGGGCCGCGAGTACGGCAAGGGCTGGGAAGAGCGCTTCGCCGAGCTCGATTACGAGCCCGCCGCCTCTGCATCGATCGGCCAGGTGCATCGCGCGGTCGCCAGCGACGGTCGTGTCATGGCGCTGAAAATCCAGTATCCCGGGGTGGCCAAGAGCATCGACAGCGATGTGGACAACCTCGCCATGTTCCTCAACATGGCGCGCCTGCTGCCGCGCGAGCTCGACGTGTCGGACATCATCGACGAGGCCAAGCGACAGCTGCGCCAGGAAGCCGACTACCTCACCGAGGCAGCGAACCTCGAGCGCTATCACGAGCTGCTGGGCGACGACGACCGCTTCATCATCCCGCGTGTGCATCGCGACTTCAGCACGAAACGCGTTCTCGCCATGGACTGGATCGAGGGCGAGCCGCTCGAGCAACTGGTGCGCGAGGACGTGGACCAGGACATCCGCGACGGCATCGCAGTGGCGATCCAGGACCTGACGTTCCGCGAACTCTACGAGTTCAGGTTCATGCAGACCGACCCGAACTTCGGCAACTATCTCTACCGCCATGACGACGGCAGGATCGCCCTGCTCGACCTCGGTGCTGCGGTGGAGTTTCCGCAGGAGTTCGTGGAACGCTACCGCCGCATTACCCGGGCGATTCTCGACAACGACCGGGCCGGCGTGGCGCGCCATGCCGCCGAGATCGGTTATATGCGCAGCAGCGACTCCGAACGGCACCAGCAACTCGTGGTCGATCTCATCATGATGGTATGCGAGCCCCTGACGACGGACGGGGCCTACGACTTCGGCGCCTCGGATCTCTCTGCACGGGCCGCGGCGGCGGGCCTCAACATCGTCTTCCGCTCACGCGAATACCGGAATCCGCCGGCATCCACGGCGGTCCTCCACCGCAAGCTCGGCGGCAGTTTTCTCCTCTGCCAGCGCCTCAGGGCGCGCGTGGAGATGCGCGACTACCTGCTCGCACGAATCTGA
- the nhaC gene encoding Na+/H+ antiporter NhaC encodes MSKPEENRAVRIPSLLQSLAPVGLLVALLSMSIWLFGADSSQGANQVALSITAAFAASIAIYNGERWADILEAIVKGISTAMGAILILFAIGALIGSWSLSGTVPAMIYYGVQLLSPSIFYPTACLVCALVSVSVGSSWTTAGTIGIGLMGVAQGLGMSPEVTAGAVISGAYFGDKMSPLSDTTNLAPAVAGTELFTHIRHMTYTTGPSFVIAMAGFTLVGLLGAGPSGDLALGELPDVLATHFNLSAWTLLPLVVVLGLALARYPALPVVLFGALLGAVFAVLLQPGLVATYGGAPDIGQGLALLKGAWISLFDGYSADTGNPVVDDLLSRGGMSSVLTTIWLVISALALGAVLEHAGMLQRIIQGVIRVAQSTGALIAAVIGTSIGTNIVTGDQYVAIVLPGRMFRAEFRRRRIKARNLSRTIEDAGTLTSPLVPWNACGAYMATTLGVATLAYLPWCFLNLVNPFVAALLGFRGLTIEKVPEGLPMPEIDSSARA; translated from the coding sequence TTGAGCAAGCCAGAAGAAAACCGCGCGGTGCGCATTCCCTCTTTGCTGCAGTCGCTGGCCCCCGTTGGGCTGCTCGTGGCGCTGCTTTCAATGTCGATCTGGCTGTTCGGCGCGGATTCGTCGCAAGGCGCCAACCAGGTCGCGCTCTCGATCACCGCGGCCTTCGCCGCCTCGATCGCGATCTACAACGGCGAGCGCTGGGCCGACATTCTCGAGGCGATCGTCAAGGGCATCTCGACCGCCATGGGTGCGATCCTCATCCTGTTCGCCATCGGCGCGCTGATCGGCAGCTGGAGCCTGTCCGGCACGGTGCCAGCCATGATCTACTACGGCGTACAGCTGCTCTCCCCGTCGATCTTCTATCCGACCGCCTGCCTGGTCTGCGCGCTCGTCTCGGTGTCGGTGGGCTCCAGCTGGACGACGGCGGGCACCATCGGCATCGGCCTGATGGGCGTCGCCCAGGGCCTCGGGATGTCGCCGGAAGTCACGGCCGGCGCAGTGATTTCCGGGGCCTATTTCGGCGACAAGATGTCGCCCTTGTCCGACACGACGAATCTCGCCCCGGCCGTCGCGGGCACCGAGTTGTTCACCCACATCCGCCACATGACCTATACGACCGGGCCGTCGTTTGTCATCGCGATGGCCGGTTTCACTCTCGTCGGGCTGCTCGGCGCCGGCCCCTCGGGCGATCTCGCCCTCGGCGAATTGCCGGACGTGCTGGCGACGCACTTCAATCTCAGTGCCTGGACACTCCTCCCCCTGGTCGTGGTGCTCGGGCTGGCGCTGGCACGCTATCCCGCGCTGCCGGTCGTCCTGTTCGGCGCCCTGCTGGGCGCGGTATTCGCCGTGCTGCTGCAGCCGGGGCTGGTCGCGACCTACGGCGGCGCGCCGGACATCGGCCAGGGGCTCGCCCTGCTCAAGGGCGCATGGATCAGCCTGTTCGACGGCTACAGCGCAGACACCGGCAACCCGGTGGTCGACGACCTGCTGTCGCGCGGCGGCATGAGCAGCGTGCTCACCACCATCTGGCTGGTCATCTCGGCCCTGGCGCTCGGTGCCGTGCTGGAACATGCCGGCATGCTGCAGCGGATCATCCAGGGCGTGATTCGGGTCGCACAGAGTACGGGCGCACTGATCGCCGCCGTCATCGGCACCTCGATCGGGACCAATATCGTCACCGGGGACCAGTATGTCGCGATCGTGCTGCCGGGGCGGATGTTCCGCGCCGAGTTCCGCCGCCGCCGGATCAAGGCGCGAAACCTGTCGCGCACCATCGAGGATGCGGGCACGCTGACATCGCCGCTGGTGCCGTGGAACGCCTGCGGGGCCTACATGGCCACCACGCTGGGGGTCGCCACCCTGGCCTACCTGCCGTGGTGCTTCCTGAACCTGGTGAATCCCTTCGTGGCGGCGCTGCTCGGCTTTCGCGGTCTCACGATCGAGAAAGTCCCCGAGGGCCTGCCGATGCCGGAGATCGATTCCAGCGCGCGCGCCTGA
- a CDS encoding dual specificity protein phosphatase family protein, translating into MTDFKPLAESYWVEPGRLLAGEHPGHWDQGIVRRRLVAMLDSGIRLFIDLSAREDAVHPYKAQLEKLCRDRGTTAEYLWQPMPEDGVPEHYADVVYILRAIAQALEAGERVYVHGCDGVGRTAMIVGCWLVERGFDPEDALEELARRFATMAKARIYRSAPASAFQAEWVENWEPRLALRGEHSVAS; encoded by the coding sequence ATGACAGATTTCAAGCCTTTGGCGGAAAGTTACTGGGTGGAACCGGGGCGCCTGCTCGCCGGAGAGCACCCCGGTCACTGGGACCAGGGCATCGTGCGGCGTCGGCTCGTGGCGATGCTCGACTCGGGGATCCGGTTGTTCATCGACCTGAGCGCGCGGGAAGACGCCGTGCACCCCTACAAGGCGCAGCTGGAAAAACTCTGCCGCGACCGCGGTACGACGGCCGAATATCTCTGGCAACCCATGCCCGAGGACGGCGTACCGGAACATTACGCGGACGTCGTCTATATCCTGCGGGCCATTGCGCAGGCTCTCGAGGCGGGCGAACGCGTCTATGTCCACGGCTGCGACGGCGTCGGTCGCACTGCGATGATCGTCGGTTGCTGGCTGGTCGAGCGGGGTTTCGATCCGGAGGATGCGCTCGAGGAGCTCGCCCGCCGTTTCGCCACGATGGCCAAGGCGCGGATCTACCGTTCGGCCCCGGCGAGCGCGTTCCAGGCGGAATGGGTCGAGAACTGGGAGCCGCGCCTCGCCCTGCGCGGCGAGCACAGCGTCGCGTCCTGA
- the rlmJ gene encoding 23S rRNA (adenine(2030)-N(6))-methyltransferase RlmJ: MNYRHAYHAGNFADVLKHAVTAAILLRMRARPKPMCYLESHAGAGVYRLDAPEARRSREADGGILRMIPVAPHSDALAAYLQVIAALPENQAALLAYPGSPLLAAGLLGDEDRVVLTEAVPEEADALRRLFRHDERVAVHCRDGWEALGALLPPTPRRGLLLIDPPYEAADDFRKVAAGLALARRRWPVGVLSAWYPIKDRRTLRPFHRELEEAGLGGVLRVELSVRPDDNPVSLNGSGMVIASPPWGLEQDLRELVDELGESLRESAPPRCLVDWVVVPATEPR, encoded by the coding sequence CAACTTCGCCGATGTCCTGAAGCACGCCGTCACCGCGGCGATCCTGCTCCGGATGCGCGCGCGTCCCAAGCCGATGTGCTACCTGGAAAGCCACGCCGGGGCCGGCGTGTACCGTCTCGATGCGCCCGAGGCGCGACGGTCCCGGGAGGCGGACGGCGGCATCCTGCGGATGATCCCGGTCGCACCGCACAGCGACGCACTGGCCGCCTACCTGCAGGTGATCGCGGCCTTGCCGGAAAACCAGGCCGCCCTGCTGGCCTACCCCGGTTCGCCCCTGCTCGCCGCGGGACTGCTCGGCGACGAGGATCGCGTCGTGCTCACCGAGGCCGTGCCGGAGGAGGCTGATGCCTTGCGCCGGCTGTTCCGGCACGACGAACGGGTTGCGGTGCATTGCCGGGACGGCTGGGAAGCCCTGGGCGCGTTGTTGCCGCCCACGCCGCGCCGCGGCCTGTTGCTGATCGATCCGCCCTACGAGGCGGCCGACGATTTCCGCAAGGTGGCCGCGGGGCTGGCCCTGGCGCGCCGCCGCTGGCCGGTCGGCGTGCTCTCTGCCTGGTATCCGATCAAGGACCGGCGCACCCTCAGGCCGTTCCACCGGGAGCTGGAAGAAGCCGGGCTGGGGGGCGTGCTGCGGGTCGAGCTCTCGGTTCGCCCGGACGACAACCCGGTGTCGCTGAACGGCAGCGGCATGGTGATAGCCTCCCCGCCGTGGGGGCTCGAGCAGGATCTTCGGGAGCTGGTCGATGAACTCGGCGAGTCGTTGCGCGAGTCGGCCCCGCCGAGATGCCTGGTGGACTGGGTGGTGGTGCCGGCGACGGAGCCGCGCTGA